The Tigriopus californicus strain San Diego chromosome 5, Tcal_SD_v2.1, whole genome shotgun sequence genome includes a region encoding these proteins:
- the LOC131879957 gene encoding uncharacterized protein LOC131879957 has translation MKSTRVFAIQERSGAGRALISTKTLASQELVLGEKPAFISPHLSLFTSSPYKNICPSCYGIHNEDPRSVCANCTDDERLQQFFDLGLTPLQASICQAVVTLAELRKRRSKKVDTLMTRDVQDDELSIKICQALVPICAQSNIKMVHIRDALGVLATNGVKVQRSSQFLPCVALYSNFSMANHSCLSNCNYMYDPDTFEIELRTKTVVPKNRELTITYLHPMMTTQERREATQTKWGFTCMCNRCCDATELGTFAGSIWCQLCGVGVMSALSPRCPDSTWCCGSCRFEMPSSAVNQLLKALAEGNISEQTNDVGDLKDTIFKLEETLWRSSQFLHWNHAMILNLEYRLMHHLAALDKIPQRTQTQTNSAPNVDAKLPRPFWERRLQIGLHLLEVVGQVDRGKTKWRGMVLQDVVISTMELAKRDVQNGSISKEVFKAKVNKSIQYTHEAVICLKFEPRNQGC, from the exons ATGAAGTCAACGAGAGTCTTTGCCATTCAAGAGCGCAGTGGGGCTGGAAGAGCCTTGATTTCCACCAAAACTCTGGCCTCCCAAGAGTTGGTTCTGGGGGAGAAGCCAGCCTTTATCTCTCCCCATCTATCTCTGTTTACGTCGTCTCCGTATAAGAATATCTGTCCAAGTTGCTATGGAATTCACAACGAGGACCCGAGGTCGGTCTGTGCGAATTGCACAGACGATGAGAGGCTCCAACAGTTTTTCGACCTCGGTCTCACACCACTCCAAGCCAGCATTTGCCAAGCCGTCGTGACCTTGGCTGAACTCAGGAAACGTCGCTCCAAGAAAGTGGACACTCTCATGACTCGGGATGTCCAGGATGACGAGCTATCCATCAAAATCTGCCAAGCTCTCGTACCCATCTGCGCCCAATCGAACATCAAAATGGTCCATATAAGGGATGCCTTGGGAGTGCTGGCCACGAATGGGGTCAAAGTGCAGCGATCCAGTCAGTTTCTCCCTTGTGTAGCACTTTATTCCAACTTCTCCATGGCCAACCATTCTTGCTTGAGCAATTGCAACTACATGTACGATCCCGACACTTTCGAGATAGAATTAAGAACCAAAACTGTTGTTCCCAAGAACCGGGAACTTACCATCACTTACCTTCATCCCATGATGACAACCCAAGAAAGGCGAGAAGCCACACAAACCAAATGGGGCTTCACTTGTATGTGCAATCGGTGCTGTGACGCCACGGAGTTGGGAACGTTTGCTGGTTCCATTTGGTGCCAACTTTGTGGTGTGGGTGTTATGTCGGCATTGAGTCCCCGTTGCCCAGACTCAACTTGGTGTTGTGGATCTTGCCGGTTTGAAATGCCATCCTCAGCCGTGAATCAGCTCTTGAAAGCCCTTGCCGAGGGGAATATATCAGAACAAACGAATGATGTTGGTGACTTGAAAG ACACCATTTTCAAGTTGGAAGAGACTCTTTGGCGATCCAGTCAATTCTTACATTGGAACCACGCCATGATTTTGAACCTTGAATACCGATTAATGCACCATCTGGCTGCCCTTGACAAGATTCCACAACGAACCCAAACCCAAACGAACTCAGCTCCAAATGTTGACGCCAAGCTTCCAAGGCCATTCTGGGAAAGGAGACTTCAAATTGGATTGCATTTATTGGAG GTGGTCGGACAAGTGGACCGGGGTAAAACCAAATGGCGAGGGATGGTATTACAAGATGTGGTCATTTCAACCATGGAGCTAGCCAAACGAGATGTGCAAAATGGATCCATTTCTAAAGAAGtcttcaaggccaaagtgAACAAATCCATTCAGTACACCCACGAGGCCGTGATATGTCTCAAGTTCGAGCCCCGTAACCAAGGCTGttga
- the LOC131879959 gene encoding pancreatic lipase-related protein 2-like isoform X1, with translation MRAKFFLGLLLYFCFAFDHNHAQSKDTAFYLWTKDNPIQEELLFLDTESISMSNFRTLQPTKLLVHGFNDDGKCRWVKLTRDSFLAMEDVNVISLDWEALAGMDYFEAASNSRQVGFVLGDFISLLVESVGVPWENLHVIGFSLGAQTVGHAGHYLNGQLPRITGIDPAGFLFHTSPEEERLSKEDAQFVDIIHTAGLWIGTDEQIGHVDFYPNGGKAPQPNCENEDIGLGCSHQRGPDLFAESITSNFSFRAVRCTSWENFQVFVRYGVGWLLIRSVCHLEIDVPTKRYSRCVITAFINSCMEHASQSQG, from the exons ATGAGAGCAAAGTTTTTTCTCGGATTGTTGCTTTACTTTTGTTTCGCTTTTGATCACAATCATGCCCAG AGCAAGGATACAGCCTTTTACTTGTGGACCAAGGACAATCCAATTCAAGAAGAGTTGCTTTTTCTCGACACCGAAAGTATCTCCATGAGCAATTTCCGGACATTACAACCAACCAAGCTATTGGTGCACGGATTCAACGATGATGGAAAATGTCGTTGGGTCAAGTTGACTAGGGATAGTTTTTTGGCAATGG aGGACGTCAACGTGATTTCATTAGATTGGGAAGCATTGGCCGGCATGGACTACTTTGAAGCTGCTTCAAATTCCCGCCAAGTTGGATTTGTGTTGGGAGATTTCATTTCCCTTTTGGTGGAATCGGTTGGAGTGCCTTGGGAAAATTTACACGTCATTGGTTTCAGCTTAGGAGCTCAAACTGTTGGGCACGCTGGGCATTATTTAAACGGGCAACTTCCAAGAATCACAGGAATTGATCCTGCAG GTTTCTTGTTCCATACTTCACCAGAGGAGGAGCGATTGAGCAAAGAAGATGCTCAATTTGTGGATATAATTCACACTGCTGGGTTATGGATTGGGACCGATGAACAAATTGGGCACGTTGATTTTTACCCCAATGGAGGAAAAGCCCCTCAACCTAATTGTGAAAATGAAGATATTGGATTAGGTTGTTCTCACCAAAGAGGACCAGACCTATTTGCAGAAAGCATTACTTCTAATTTCAGTTTTCGCGCTGTTAGATGCACTTCTTGGGAGAACTTTCAA GTATTCGTTCGTTACGGAGTTGGATGGCTGCTCATTCGCTCGGTCTGCcatttggaaattgatgtCCCGACGAAGAGATATTCCCGCTGCGTTATCACAGCCTTCATTAATTCATGCATGGAGCATGCCTCACAATCTCAGGGATGA
- the LOC131879955 gene encoding SET domain-containing protein SmydA-8-like isoform X2, translated as MVATRDIEPLEMILWEKPAVIGPYTKDASGCLQCFKHMTSERECSQCGLPVCSQKCEQGRLHQEECRFFRNRSQLFPKEEINVKTRNATQTCITPLRMLLKRKTDPKAFARIEMLMDHATSKLGANRGTLNMTMLKVVCMIREQFHCSDFTKTDIQRMIGILKTNGMKLETAGENGTPGVALYPIYCLINHACINNTNYVKYPDLHLELRSQLPIKKGTEILTRYISSTVGNVRRREDIERYWFFRCECPRCSDSTEFGTFMSGVRCFQCRNGFLLQSEINDLASDWACNRCSSRVPHKNVNEVLTTIEKQTDLDAPLCIETMEEMLFHYQKLLHPNNYIIIDIMHNLIHLYAGKESLTRPEKERKIQLCHIVLDILGRVDPGFTTWRGTLLQEMIHTLMVISKEDHNAARISEKEFHRRLNYCSRKLREAKLCLNGGFTPLEVYLKEKEQQMGDLENDAWEREMTDENT; from the exons ATGGTGGCCACTCGAGATATTGAGCCTTTGGAAATGATTCTCTGGGAAAAGCCGGCTGTAATTGGACCGTACACCAAGGATGCCTCTGGCTGTTTGCAATGCTTCAAGCATATGACCTCAGAGCGTGAGTGTAGCCAATGTGGTTTGCCAGTGTGCAGCCAGAAATGCGAACAAGGTCGACTTCATCAAGAAGAATGTCGATTCTTTCGAAACCGATCCCAACTCTTCCCCAAAGAAGAGATCAACGTCAAAACGAGGAATGCCACTCAAACCTGTATTACACCTCTAAGGATGCTACTAAAACGAAAAACGGATCCCAAGGCATTCGCCCGGATTGAAATGTTGATGGATCACGCAACCTCCAAGTTGGGTGCGAACAGGGGCACCCTCAATATGACCATGCTGAAAGTGGTGTGCATGATCCGCGAGCAATTTCATTGCTCAGATTTTACCAAGACTGATATTCAACGGATGATTGGTATCCTCAAAACGAATGGCATGAAACTGGAGACCGCGGGTGAAAATGGAACGCCCGGAGTAGCACTTTATCCTATTTACTGTCTCATTAACCATGCGTGCATCAACAACACGAATTATGTTAAGTATCCAGATCTCCATCTAGAACTACGATCTCAGCTCCCAATTAAGAAAGGAACGGAAATCTTGACGCGATACATCTCTTCCACCGTAG gtAATGTCCGACGTCGAGAAGATATTGAACGATATTGGTTCTTCCGTTGTGAATGTCCTCGTTGCTCGGATTCGACAGAGTTTGGGACCTTTATGTCGGGCGTGAGATGTTTCCAATGTAGGAATGGATTCCTGCTTCAATCCGAGATTAATGATTTGGCTTCCGATTGGGCTTGCAACCGATGTAGCTCTCGGGTTCCCCATAAGAATGTGAATGAGGTCCTCACTACCATTGAGAAACAG acTGACTTGGATGCTCccctttgcattgaaaccatgGAGGAAATGTTGTTCCACTACCAGAAGCTTCTCCACCCCAACAACTACATCATCATTGACATCATGCATAATCTGATCCACCTCTATGCTGGCAAGGAGAGTTTGACTCGACCCGAGAAGGAACGAAAGATTCAATTGTGCCATATTGTATTGGATATCTTGGGACGGGTGGATCCCGGATTCACCACCTGGCGTGGAACATTGCTCCAAGAGATGATCCACACCTTGATGGTGATCTCGAAAGAGGATCATAACGCGGCTCGAATCAGCGAGAAGGAATTCCATCGAAGGCTAAATTATTGTAGCCGAAAGTTAAGAGAGGCCAAATTGTGCCTCAATGGAGGCTTCACCCCATTGGAGGTATACTTAAAAGAGAAGGAACAACAGATGGGCGACCTCGAAAATGACGCTTGGGAGAGAGAGATGACGGATGAAAATACTTGA
- the LOC131879959 gene encoding pancreatic lipase-related protein 2-like isoform X2: protein MRAKFFLGLLLYFCFAFDHNHAQSKDTAFYLWTKDNPIQEELLFLDTESISMSNFRTLQPTKLLVHGFNDDGKCRWVKLTRDSFLAMEDVNVISLDWEALAGMDYFEAASNSRQVGFVLGDFISLLVESVGVPWENLHVIGFSLGAQTVGHAGHYLNGQLPRITGIDPAGFLFHTSPEEERLSKEDAQFVDIIHTAGLWIGTDEQIGHVDFYPNGGKAPQPNCENEDIGLGCSHQRGPDLFAESITSNFSFRAVRCTSWENFQSGLCDGEQDNFLGNSANPQYPGMFFLKTNGQSPFAIDHEK, encoded by the exons ATGAGAGCAAAGTTTTTTCTCGGATTGTTGCTTTACTTTTGTTTCGCTTTTGATCACAATCATGCCCAG AGCAAGGATACAGCCTTTTACTTGTGGACCAAGGACAATCCAATTCAAGAAGAGTTGCTTTTTCTCGACACCGAAAGTATCTCCATGAGCAATTTCCGGACATTACAACCAACCAAGCTATTGGTGCACGGATTCAACGATGATGGAAAATGTCGTTGGGTCAAGTTGACTAGGGATAGTTTTTTGGCAATGG aGGACGTCAACGTGATTTCATTAGATTGGGAAGCATTGGCCGGCATGGACTACTTTGAAGCTGCTTCAAATTCCCGCCAAGTTGGATTTGTGTTGGGAGATTTCATTTCCCTTTTGGTGGAATCGGTTGGAGTGCCTTGGGAAAATTTACACGTCATTGGTTTCAGCTTAGGAGCTCAAACTGTTGGGCACGCTGGGCATTATTTAAACGGGCAACTTCCAAGAATCACAGGAATTGATCCTGCAG GTTTCTTGTTCCATACTTCACCAGAGGAGGAGCGATTGAGCAAAGAAGATGCTCAATTTGTGGATATAATTCACACTGCTGGGTTATGGATTGGGACCGATGAACAAATTGGGCACGTTGATTTTTACCCCAATGGAGGAAAAGCCCCTCAACCTAATTGTGAAAATGAAGATATTGGATTAGGTTGTTCTCACCAAAGAGGACCAGACCTATTTGCAGAAAGCATTACTTCTAATTTCAGTTTTCGCGCTGTTAGATGCACTTCTTGGGAGAACTTTCAA TCTGGCTTGTGTGATGGAGAGCAAGACAATTTCTTGGGCAATTCAGCAAACCCTCAATATCCTGGaatgtttttcctcaaaaCGAATGGACAAAGCCCATTCGCCATTGATCATGAGAAATAA
- the LOC131879955 gene encoding SET domain-containing protein SmydA-8-like isoform X1, with the protein MSVPSLFNERMSFIKLENEEVHNTEEEQCFLCGKQNKTGSDDVPLQQCASCQKIWYCSEDHYEVHRHKDRCFPFLIKRSPTKGRFMVATRDIEPLEMILWEKPAVIGPYTKDASGCLQCFKHMTSERECSQCGLPVCSQKCEQGRLHQEECRFFRNRSQLFPKEEINVKTRNATQTCITPLRMLLKRKTDPKAFARIEMLMDHATSKLGANRGTLNMTMLKVVCMIREQFHCSDFTKTDIQRMIGILKTNGMKLETAGENGTPGVALYPIYCLINHACINNTNYVKYPDLHLELRSQLPIKKGTEILTRYISSTVGNVRRREDIERYWFFRCECPRCSDSTEFGTFMSGVRCFQCRNGFLLQSEINDLASDWACNRCSSRVPHKNVNEVLTTIEKQTDLDAPLCIETMEEMLFHYQKLLHPNNYIIIDIMHNLIHLYAGKESLTRPEKERKIQLCHIVLDILGRVDPGFTTWRGTLLQEMIHTLMVISKEDHNAARISEKEFHRRLNYCSRKLREAKLCLNGGFTPLEVYLKEKEQQMGDLENDAWEREMTDENT; encoded by the exons ATGAGTGTTCCAAGTTTGTTCAACGAAAGGATGTCATTTATTAAACTGGAGAATGAGGAGGTTCACAACACGGAAGAAGAGCAGTGTTTCTTGTGCGGCAAGCAAAATAAAACCGGCTCAGATGATGTCCCACTTCAACAATGTGCTAGTTGCCAAAAGATCTGGTATTGCTCTGAAGATCACTATGAAGTACATCGACATAAAGACCGTTGCTTTCCGTTTCTCATAAAAAGATCACCGACAAAAGGCCG ATTTATGGTGGCCACTCGAGATATTGAGCCTTTGGAAATGATTCTCTGGGAAAAGCCGGCTGTAATTGGACCGTACACCAAGGATGCCTCTGGCTGTTTGCAATGCTTCAAGCATATGACCTCAGAGCGTGAGTGTAGCCAATGTGGTTTGCCAGTGTGCAGCCAGAAATGCGAACAAGGTCGACTTCATCAAGAAGAATGTCGATTCTTTCGAAACCGATCCCAACTCTTCCCCAAAGAAGAGATCAACGTCAAAACGAGGAATGCCACTCAAACCTGTATTACACCTCTAAGGATGCTACTAAAACGAAAAACGGATCCCAAGGCATTCGCCCGGATTGAAATGTTGATGGATCACGCAACCTCCAAGTTGGGTGCGAACAGGGGCACCCTCAATATGACCATGCTGAAAGTGGTGTGCATGATCCGCGAGCAATTTCATTGCTCAGATTTTACCAAGACTGATATTCAACGGATGATTGGTATCCTCAAAACGAATGGCATGAAACTGGAGACCGCGGGTGAAAATGGAACGCCCGGAGTAGCACTTTATCCTATTTACTGTCTCATTAACCATGCGTGCATCAACAACACGAATTATGTTAAGTATCCAGATCTCCATCTAGAACTACGATCTCAGCTCCCAATTAAGAAAGGAACGGAAATCTTGACGCGATACATCTCTTCCACCGTAG gtAATGTCCGACGTCGAGAAGATATTGAACGATATTGGTTCTTCCGTTGTGAATGTCCTCGTTGCTCGGATTCGACAGAGTTTGGGACCTTTATGTCGGGCGTGAGATGTTTCCAATGTAGGAATGGATTCCTGCTTCAATCCGAGATTAATGATTTGGCTTCCGATTGGGCTTGCAACCGATGTAGCTCTCGGGTTCCCCATAAGAATGTGAATGAGGTCCTCACTACCATTGAGAAACAG acTGACTTGGATGCTCccctttgcattgaaaccatgGAGGAAATGTTGTTCCACTACCAGAAGCTTCTCCACCCCAACAACTACATCATCATTGACATCATGCATAATCTGATCCACCTCTATGCTGGCAAGGAGAGTTTGACTCGACCCGAGAAGGAACGAAAGATTCAATTGTGCCATATTGTATTGGATATCTTGGGACGGGTGGATCCCGGATTCACCACCTGGCGTGGAACATTGCTCCAAGAGATGATCCACACCTTGATGGTGATCTCGAAAGAGGATCATAACGCGGCTCGAATCAGCGAGAAGGAATTCCATCGAAGGCTAAATTATTGTAGCCGAAAGTTAAGAGAGGCCAAATTGTGCCTCAATGGAGGCTTCACCCCATTGGAGGTATACTTAAAAGAGAAGGAACAACAGATGGGCGACCTCGAAAATGACGCTTGGGAGAGAGAGATGACGGATGAAAATACTTGA
- the LOC131879956 gene encoding SET domain-containing protein SmydA-8-like: MAPKDQESAKRSCFFCAVQGDHLEVCKHCENVSFCSGEHQKIHRSENGPCHLFTVATAEGQGRFLVANRDISPGETVFVDAPLVIGPANKSPAACLECFRLPSLLSRDSDRCPECGLPVCHDCQARWNGSSSAKSFHQMECRLFKETFERISPAHRQRIFESIDVADDKRPCALYASLSALRLLKSKAECPQVWNDHVENLMDHEEERKKDQTTWMLSHMLVVSFLRGACRITFSADDIQRAIGIMRTNGVKLDTRSGQASGIGLYPTFSLLNHNCQCNTRTKKNADGNSSIELVATMEIPKGHEISTRYATPQWGTIRRQQMLQSHWYFACRCARCLDPTECGTMLNAVKCWECSSTGYLLPIDPLNIGSQWRCQGCQTEFAAARVIEIILKIETRIEKELSLPSVEQAQYLKVMEILEAKYLHPNHFLLVLLKEKLIQSLIWHQKQPNTSPAARLSYLKGQIKWFEHIHDLMKVVDPPGDMWTDTLHKMRLEHENLSSSMNGDEH; this comes from the coding sequence ATGGCACCAAAGGATCAAGAGAGCGCAAAAAGGTCATGTTTCTTTTGTGCGGTCCAGGGTGACCATTTGGAGGTGTGTAAACATTGCGAAAATGTGAGCTTCTGTTCCGGAGAGCATCAAAAGATACACAGATCAGAGAACGGGCCTTGCCATTTGTTCACTGTCGCCACTGCCGAAGGCCAAGGCCGATTCTTGGTGGCTAATAGAGACATTTCTCCCGGGGAAACTGTGTTCGTGGATGCGCCTTTGGTCATTGGTCCGGCCAATAAAAGCCCGGCAGCTTGCTTGGAATGTTTCCGATTACCTTCCCTACTTTCTCGAGATTCAGATCGTTGTCCAGAGTGTGGCTTGCCGGTCTGTCATGATTGTCAGGCTCGTTGGAATGGGTCCTCGTCGGCAAAGTCATTCCATCAAATGGAATGTCGTCTTTTCAAGGAGACATTTGAAAGGATCTCGCCTGCCCACCGCCAACGAATCTTTGAATCGATTGACGTAGCGGATGATAAGAGGCCCTGCGCTCTCTATGCGAGTCTAAGTGCCCTTCGATTGCTCAAATCCAAGGCCGAATGTCCCCAAGTTTGGAACGATCACGTCGAAAACCTCATGGACCACGAGgaggaacgaaagaaagacCAAACCACGTGGATGCTCAGCCACATGTTAGTGGTGAGTTTTCTCCGTGGGGCTTGTCGTATTACATTTAGCGCCGATGACATCCAACGAGCCATAGGCATCATGAGGACCAACGGGGTCAAATTGGACACGAGGTCCGGTCAAGCCTCGGGTATCGGACTTTATCCGACCTTCTCGTTACTGAATCATAACTGCCAATGCAACACCCGGACCAAGAAGAACGCAGACGGAAATAGCTCGATTGAATTGGTGGCCACCATGGAAATCCCCAAGGGGCACGAGATCTCGACCCGATACGCCACGCCTCAATGGGGCACGATTCGACGACAACAAATGCTGCAATCCCATTGGTATTTCGCATGCCGATGTGCGAGATGCTTGGATCCAACCGAATGTGGAACCATGTTAAATGCTGTCAAGTGTTGGGAATGTTCAAGTACAGGATATCTCTTGCCCATTGATCCGTTGAACATTGGATCGCAATGGAGATGTCAAGGGTGCCAGACAGAGTTCGCGGCAGCCAGGGTCATAgagatcattttgaaaattgagacCAGGATCGAAAAAGAGCTTAGCTTGCCGAGCGTGGAACAAGCTCAGTATTTGAAGGTCATGGAAATCCTTGAAGCCAAGTATCTCCATCCCAATCATTTCCTCCTGGTCTTGCTCAAAGAGAAGCTCATTCAAAGTCTCATTTGGCACCAAAAGCAGCCTAACACGTCTCCCGCCGCCAGACTATCCTATTTGAAAGGGCAAATCAAATGGTTTGAACATATTCATGACCTGATGAAGGTCGTTGATCCACCGGGGGACATGTGGACCGACACTTTGCACAAAATGAGATTGGAACATGAAAACCTTTCCTCGTCCATGAACGGAGATGAACATTGA